GAAGTGCAGGCCCGGATCGGCCGAGGCCCAGGCGGCGTAGCCGATCTTCTCCCACAGGTCGCGGGCCTTGAGGGTCTTGATGACCTTGCCGTCCTTGCGGGCGGTCAGCTTCCAGTCGCCGTCATTCTCCACCGCGCGCAGGAAATCGTCCTTCAGCGAGACCGAATTGTTCGAGTTCTGGCCGGAAACGGTGAGATAGGCGTCCGAATCCCAGTCGGTGTCGTAGGTCTTGAAGTCGAGCTTCGTGTAGCCCTGCTTCGCGAACTGGATGATGCGGTAGACGTAGTTCTCCGGGACGGCGTTCTTCTTCGCCTCGCGGATGGCGCGCTTCAGCGCCGGGTTGACGGCCGGGTCGAAGCAGTCGTCGTCATGGCCCTCGCAATTGACGCAGGCCTTGAGGATCGCCTCCAGATGCTTCTTGACGATCTTGGAGCCTGTGACGAGCGACGCGACCTTCTGCTCCTCCGTCACCTTCCAGTCGATGAACGCCTCGATATCCGGGTGATCGGCGTCGACGATCACCATCTTGGCGGCGCGGCGCGTGGTGCCGCCCGACTTGATCGCGCCGGCCGCGCGGTCGCCGATCTTCAGGAACGACATCAGGCCGGACGACTTGCCGCCGCCTGACAGCTTTTCGCCTTCGCCGCGCAAATAGGAGAAGTTCGAGCCGGTGCCGGAGCCGTATTTGAACAGGCGCGCCTCGCGCACCCACAGGTCCATAATGCCGCCCTCGTTGACGAGGTCGTCGCCCACGGACTGGATGAAGCAGGCATGCGGCTGCGGATGCTCGTAGGCTGACTTCGACTTGGTCAGCTTGCCGGTGAAGGGGTCGACATAATAGTGGCCCTGACCGGGACCGTCGATGCCGTAGGCCCAGTGCAGCCCGGTGTTGAACCATTGCGGCGAGTTCGGCGCGACCCGCTGGGTGGCGAGCATGTAGGCGAGCTCGTCGCGGAAGGCGCGGGCGTCCTCCTCAGTGTCGAAATACTTGCCCTTCCAGCCCCAATAGGTCCAGGTGCCGGCGAGACGGTCGAAGACCTGACGGGCGTCGGTCTCCGAAACGTAGCGCTCGTTCTCGGGCAGCCTGGCAAGCTCGGCCTCGTCGGGAACGGAGCGCCAGAGGAAGGAGGGGACGTCGTTTTCCTCGACGCGCTTCAGGCGCGCGGGCACGCCGGCCTTGCGGAAATACTTTTGGGCGAGCACGTCGGTCGCCACCTGGGAGAACTGGACGGGCACGTCGATGTCGGCGGCGCGGAAGACGATCGAGCCGTCGGGATTCTTGATCTCCGAGGTCGCCTTGCGGAACTCGATCTCCGCATAGCGTGATTGTCCTTCTTTGGTGAATCGCCGCTCGATCCGCATCTCAGTCGTCCCTTTTCCGTCTATATATAGCGCCTCTGCCGGGAACTTTCCGCTCCCTTTCCGCAAGGCGCACCCCACCACTTCCGAAGGGCGCCCACCCTCCGGTTCTCATCTTCGCTCCAGCCCGCCGATATTCGCCTTGCGCTTCCGTCCAAGCGCTGATGCCTGCGATATCCCCGGCCTTGCGGCTCTTCAGATTGTTGCGGCGCGACTCGATCTTCATCGGGAAGAATGCCACACCATCTAGTGTTAACTCTATACGCGAACGCTAAATATAGTGTTAACAGACGCTTTATGCCAGTCCAAAACCGTCCTTCGCCACCATTTTTTCCACACGCAAAACCCACTTGCAGCTCCGATCTCCCGGAAGCTGTGCAGGCTCGCAGATACACGCGAAATCTTGGAAAAACGGCCGACAACGGAGTGCCCGGCCACGCCCGCTACAGGAGCGCATGACCTATAAGAGTCGACTCGCCGGACGTCGTCAAGCACTCGGTCATGTAACTTTTGTGACCGCTATATATTGTGTGCCGGCTATGTGGATATTGGGGAGAGCGCGACGCATTTGCCTGTCGAGGCTCGACTTTCCGTACACCGCGGAAGGACGGGCTACGGCGCGGAATTGATGGACAGAACTGCCGTTTTATGGCCATCAACCGCGTCGTGCTGTCAGGCGGTCACGGTCGCGTCATGGCGGCTCAGGCCGCGTTTCGCGCGGCGGTTTCGAAAAAGGCTGCGATGAGGGCCCGCAGATCGGGCTGCTGCACGGCTTCCATTGCTTCGGACGGCCCCATCCACTTGCGCGATCGCTGGCCCGATTCCTTCCACTTGTCCGCGACGCGAACGACGCGCAGCGGAAAAACGCTGACCTCGCAGGCGATCGCGCTGGCTGCCATGCGCTTGTGGTAGAAATACCGGCCAAACTCCTGCACGGCGACGATGCCCTTGAGTCCCGCTTCCTCATATGCCTCGCGGGAGGCGGCGTCGTGCAGGCGTTCATTCCGGCCCGGCCAGCCCTTCGGCAAAAGCCAATGCCCGCGTCCTCGACTGGTCACGAGCATGATTTCTATGCCGGACGGCGTGCGTCGCCAAGGCAGGGCGGCGGCCTGGAGCTGCCGGCTCGTCCGCACAATTCCGTCGCTATCCGAAGTGCGCCGACCGCTGACCGGACGATCCGTCGATGCCAAGCTCCAAGTCCTCATGCCCCGAGTCCCGCCTTAGCCGATGCGCAAGACGGTATTTTCCGCAATCAAGGTAAACGATCCGGAAACATCCGAGGCCGCCCAGACCGAATCGAAGGAGTGAATCCCACGCCGGAAAGTCTCGCGATTCGTCGTGACGCGATGCAGATGACAGGGATGGATAACAGGCGTGTGTCAGAGGATTTGACGGGAGACGGGGAAGGCCGGCAGACGTCCTGTCGGGGCCTGCGGTTTTAGCCGGCCTGCCGGCCCCCGCTGCCTCCGGCAGCTCCCCGGCATTCGAAGCCTTTGATCGTGCCACTGGCACAATCAATAGCTGTGCGAACCGGTTTTTGCCCTCCGCTATGGCTCCGGGCGTTCGTCGCTTCAATTGACAAATCTTTGTCGATCGATCGGCCTGCGGCCGGCCGCTTCTCACCCCCTATGATCATCGGCGATGGGCTTCTGGTAGGTGAAACCCATGTCCCATGGGAAATAGATCCAGGTGTCCTGCGAGACCTCCGTAACGAAAGTGTCGACGAGCGGCCGGCCCTTGGGCTTGGCGTAGACAGTAGCAAAGTGAGCTTTCGGCATCATGGCCCGCACGATGGCCGCCGTTTTGCCGGTATCGGTCAGGTCGTCAACGATCAGCACGCCTTCGCCGTCGTTTTCGAGAAGGGGGGCGGAGACTTCCTTCAGGACCGCGAGCTGACCCTGCTCGGTATATTCGTGGTAGGATGCGACGCAGACCGTCTCGATCATCCGGATGCCGAGTTCCCGCGAGATGATCGCCGCCGGCACGAGGCCGCCGCGCGTTATGCAGACGATCGCCTTCCACTCGTTCTTGGCGCTTTGCGAGCCGGCAAGCCGCCATGCGAGCGCCCGGGCGTCGCGGTGGAACTGGTCCCAGGAAACGGGAAACGCCTTTTCGGGAAGGGACATCGACTGCACTCCTGGGCCATGGCCGAAAACGTGGAATGCAGTCGCAATTACCGGGAAAAGGCAGCCGCTGGCAAGGGCGTGCCGTGCCCGCGCGGCTTGGTTTTCAACGCTTTCTAGCGCGACATGAAAGTAGTCACCGACATCGACTTGAGCACGCTGCGGGTCACGCCGCCGAACAGGAACTCGCGCAGCCGCGAGTGGCTGTAGGCGCCGAGCACCACGAGGTCCGCCGCCGTTTCCGCGATCCGGTCCTCAATGATGTCGTCGATGCCGCGTCCTCCCGACACCATGCGATTGACGGTGACGTTGGCGCCATGCCGGCGCAGCGTCGCGGCGATGCCTTCGCCGGCCTTGTCGGCTGGGCGTGCGGGATTGTCCTCCGGGTCGACCGCCAACACCTCGCTGTGCTCGGCAGCGAGAATGAAGGGCAGGGCGTCGAACACGGCGCGGGAGGCTTCGCGGCTGGCGTTCCAGGCGATCAGCACGCGCCTGAACACCGCTGTCGTCGCTCCGGTGTAGGGCGCTATGATGACGGGGCGGCCGCTGTCGAAGATCATCGTCTCCACATCGGCCGTCGGAGCATCGGCCTCCGGCGACGGTTGAGCGACGACGACGAGATCGACGGAGCGCGCGCTGCTCAGGCCCGAAACGCCGCTGTCGCCGGAAAAGCTCTCGAGGCTGCGCCAGTCATGCGAGATGCCTGCCGCCTGCACGCGCTCCTTGAAGAAGGCTTCCAGCTTGGCGGCGCGGGCGGTGTTCACCTCGCTCGTCGCCTGCATGAATTCGGCTTCCGGAAAGCCGACGGGGCTCGAATAGGCGATCGGTATCGCCTCCGTGTGAAGGCCGATCAGATGGCCGCCCACCCCGGCGGCGAGCGGCACGGCGAAATCGAGCACGCGACCGGCATCCTCGTCGTTCTGGATGATGGCCAGAAAAGTGTTGTAGGTCATGACGGCCTCCCTCAATAGCGCTGGCTTATGACCTTGCCATAACAGCCGGATACGGTCACCAGTTCCCGGCGCCTCATGCCGCTATTTCTGCGCGGACAGAGTTGCGACCATGGCCTCCACCTCGGCGCGGGCCGCCTCCAGCGCCTCTGCGCTGCGGGCCCGGACAACAAGTTCCGTCCAGAACTTTCCGTCGCCGAACTTGGGATAGGAGCCGATGATCGTGTCCGGATGGCGCTTCTGGATTTCCGCCAGCGGGCCGCCGATCACGCCCTCGCCGAGCGGGCAGGGGATGGTGGCGGAGAGCAGCTTCGTGCCGGTGCGGAGCGTCGGCAACACATTGTCCATCATCGCCTGGAACACGGCTGGCACGCCCGCCATCACATGGACGTTGCCGATCCGGAAACCCGGCGCCACCGATACTGGATTGTCGATATGCTCCGCGCCGACCGGCATGCGCGCCATGCGCTTGCGCGCCTCGGTGAACTCCAGGCCGCGGCCGGCATAGCTGTCGCCGAGGAGCTTCATCGCTTTCGCGTCGTAGTCGCAGGGCACGCCAAACGCCTTGGCGACGGAGTCCGCGGTGATATCGTCGTGCGTAGGCCCGATGCCGCCGGTGGTGAAGACATAGGTGTAGCGGGAGCGCAGCGCGTTGACGGCGGCGACGATCTCGTCCTCCTCGTCGGGAACGATGCGCACCTCCTTGAGATCGATGCCGACAGCCGTCATCAAACCGGCGAGATGCCCGATATTCCTGTCGAGCGTGCGCCCCGAGAGGATTTCGTCGCCAATGACGATCATGGCTGCTGTGACGATGTCCGGCATGGCCCGCTCCGATGAACCCTCGTCAGATACCGAGACGACGTCCGGCCGGCAAGTGTCGCCATACAGTGAACGAACTGTCGGCGGGCGGATCGCTTTTCATGCACGGCATATGCGCTAGATCGAAGGCCGGGGCTCGCGTTCCGTGCAAGCCTCATTGCCGACGAAGGAGATACTGATGGCAAAGGTGCTGGTGCTCTATTATTCGAGCTGGGGCCACATGGAACAGATGGCCAACGCGGCGGCCGAGGGCGCACGCGAGGCAGGCGCGACGGTGACCGTCAAGCGCGTGCCCGAACTGGTCCCCGAGGAGGTGGCGAAAGCCGCTCACTACAAGCTCGACCAGAAGGCTGAAATCGCCACGCCGCTGGAGCTCGAGAACTACGACGCGATCATCTTCGGCGCTTCGACGCGCTACGGCATGATGGCCGCTCAGCTGAAGAATTTCATCGACCAGACCGGTCCGCTGTGGGCGAAGGGCGCCCTGCTGAACAAGGTCGGCTCGGTCATGGCGTCGACCGCGACGCAGCATGGCGGCGCCGAGGTGGCGCTGATTTCCAGCCAGATCTGGATGCAGCATCACGGCATGATCATCGTGCCGCTGTCCTATGCCTATCAGGGCCAGTCCGGCAATGACGTCGTGCGCGGCGGCGCACCGTACGGCATGACGACGACGTCCGATACCGACGGTTCGCGCCAGCCCTCGGCGCAGGAGCTTGAAGGCGCGAAATTCCAGGGCAGGCGCGTGGCCGAGATCGCGGCGAAGCTGCATGGCTGAGCAGTCAGGGTCAGGACCTGTTGATTTGACTGGAATGGTCGGAGCGGATTTGCGCGGATGCGCGAAGCAAGGCCGCAGGAAGGCTGAAGCCTTTCAAGGCCTTGCGACAAGCAAGCCCGTGCAAATCAGCCCGATCCGAAGGACGATCGACATGGCGTCGATCTGCCGCGTCAAAACCTTCGACCGGGGGAACAACCCCGCTCCTCAGGCTTTTCCTTGCATCTCTCGCCATCTCGAACGCCATTCCAGCCAAATGAGCAGGTCCTGACCCTGCGCGTTTGCCGGAAGTTTCAAAGGGCGGCGTCGCGCCGCCCTTTTCGATTCCGTGGGCGTTCACGGGGTTGTGCAATCGTTTCTGGACTGCAGGTGGTATCATTGCAGCGACGGTCTTCGTTCTGGGAGGCTTTCCATGCAGTCAAGCTGGTTCACAAAGCCGGTCTCGATCGCCACCGGCATCTCCGGAGACATCCGGTACATCATGAGCGCTCAGGAGGCCGTGTCCGCGTTGACCGGCAACTGGCCCGAAAAAAGGTCCTTGCGCTATCGGGCGGCATGGCGCGCCTGCAAGACGGCTGTCACGGGCGAGACACCCGCGGAAGATGCGCGGGCAGCCTTCGTCGACGCAGCGGAGCAGGCCCGTATTCTGGCCGAGTAGCCCGGCCCGAAGGCTCGCAGGCGATGCGATGCCGAATAGCCAAGTTATTGATTTATTGGTCGGAGTGGCAGGATTCGAACCTGCGACCCCCTGATCCCAAATTTGAGGGAAGACATTGCCGGCTGTTTCCGGGCGTTTTCCACAGTGTCTGTAGCGCATTGAACCATAATCCGTTTCACGGTATGTTCTTTCCGTGAGTTTCCGGTGGTTTCCAGTTTTGGTGACGCCCCGGTGACGCCCCGAGAGAGAAACCGACGCCCCCGACGATGCCCAAGTTGAAGCTTACAAAGCGTGTCGTTGATGCGGCCGAACCTAAGGCAGCTCGCTATACCCTTTTCGATAGTGAGATACGGGGCTTCGGCCTTCGCGTGTTCCCATCGGGGCAGAAGTCATGGGTGTTCGAATACAAGGGTGTTGAAGGCGGACGGCGCGCAACGACGAAGCGCGTCACCATCGGAAGGGTAGGGGAGTTCACGCCTGATGAGGCGCGAAAGCAGGCTGACATGCTGCGCGCCAAGGCGAAGGTCGGCCTCGATCCTCAGGCAGCGCGCACCGAGCAGCGCACGGCGGCCACGGTTAAGGCGGTGGCGGAGCAGTTCCTGGCCTCGCATGTGCAGCCCAAGCGGAAAAGCGGGACCTACTTGAACTACGAGGACATCCTGAATCGCATTGTCATACCTGCCCTTGGTTCGAAAAAGGCAAAGGATGTCACCCGAAGCCAGTTGGCAAAGCTGCATCTCGACTGGAGGGAGAAGCCGTTTCAGGCAAACCGGGTGTTGGCTGTTGTCGGCTCTATGTATGCGTTTGCAGGGAAGCACGGTCTGGTGCCTGAAGGCACGAACCCGGCAAAAGGAATTGAACGCTATCCCGAGGATCGGCGTGAACGGTTGCTTTCTGCGGCGGAGCTAGAGCGTTTGGGGGCCGCGATCAGGGAGGCGGAGACCGTGGGCATCCCTTGGGAGGTCCGGCCCGACAAAAAGTCGAAGCACGTTCCGAAGAAAAAGCAAGAAACGGTCATCAGTGAGCACGCTGCCGCAGCATTGCGGCTTCTCGTGTTCACAGGGGCGAGGCTGCGGGAAATTCTTGGCCTGAGATGGGAATGGGTAGATCTTGAGCGTGGCTTGCTGCTGCTGCCGGAGTCCAAGACGGGGCGCAAGACGATTGTGCTCAACGCGCCGTCAATGGCCGTTCTGCAGAACCTCACGCGCTTGGGCAGCTACGTGATTGCCGGGGAGAAGGCTGGCACCAAGGACGAGAAACCGCGATCCGACCTGAAGCGGCCGTGGAGCATGATTCGGAAACACGCCGGCCTTGATGATCTCCGCATTCACGACCTCCGGCACAATTTCGCGTCCTTCGGTGCCGGCGGCGGTATGGGCCTCCCGGTGATTGGCAAGCTGCTCGGCCACACACAGCCCACAACCACGGCTCGGTATGCACATCTCGATGCCGATCCGCTTCGGAAGGCCTCGAACGCAATCGGCAACACCATCGCTGCGGCCATGGGCGAACAAGTGCCATCCGCCGAAGTGATTAAGCTCAAGCGGGGCCAAGCCTCGTAATCGACCCGCAGGGATAGGCCGGCCAGCCGACAAGCCGGGGTGCACCTCCCGGTTTCCCTGCGGTCCTCATGGTGCTCGCGAGGTGCGCGAAATGGCAGACGAAACGTCGAAGCCTAAAAACGAGCGAGCACAATATCTGTTGCTCCAAGACGAAAAGCGTGCGCGGAGCGTAGAGTTTTGGCGGCGTGATAGGGTGTCGGAGTGGCCTCACGATTCGCTCGAATACATCTTCCTTGGGAAAGCATTCCATCTGGTCGGCGACGCTCTCTTTGGTGAGCGCTGGAACACCCGCGTGCCGATACTGGCCAATATGCCAGTGCTTGATGGGCGGCGAGAGTATGTCACCAACGGCTTCGACGGCCTCACCGCGCTCTTGATATTTGCAAGATATACCCATCAGGACGCGCCAATCCCCGATGCGTTTGCCGAGTTCAGACGATTCGGGCGGAGATGGAAATGCCCATTGCCGGAAGAAAAGTGGGCTGAGGTTTTCGAACTCTACAATCGTCATGAAGCCGCTACGGCCGACGCTGCTATTGGCATGTGGAACATCGTGGTTAAGGCGATGACCGAGGCGGCAGCACAAGACCAACTATGTTTTGGAACAATGTCGCCTGATGGGGTCTTCGCGCCCTCACCGCGCGTGGAATGGCGGACGGCGCTCGCCTTTCGTCGCTTCTTCGAATGCCAGATGAACCCTGACAACCCCTATGTGGAAATCGTTCCGAACATTGAGGGACTTCTGAACGGGCTTTCGCACGGGCATTTGCTGCCGGACAATGCATGGATTTATGTGGAGCGAACGTCCTTCACGACTTACTGGCAATCTCTGCGAGGCGATAAGGTGGACGGCGGGCAGCAGTCGCCAGCGCCAAATACCAGCGCAGAGCCCGCACCCGAAGATTTGTCAGTGCAAATGAGCGCCACTCACAGGGCGATTGGAGAGGCGGTAGCTGCGCTATGGCCGGACGGCAGAATGCCGGCATTCAGCAGCGTGAAAGATCGAAACGACCTCATCTTCAGCAAGATGAAAGAACTGACTGGCAAAACGACAAAGCGGCCAGACGATGTAACCTTCCGAAGGTTCTTCAAAAGGAGCGGCCTATCCTGAGCCGACAATTAGCGACAAATACCGACTGAACGCGACAGGAGGCGACTTGTCGGTATTTGTCGCAATACACTCAATTAGATAGCGGGCAGGCTTCCATCTGCAAACAACGGCAACGCCACGCCAAGGGCGGGCAGCCGGAGCAGAAGGAACGAAGATGAACGCTATCGAAAAACCGACCGGCCGTCCAAAGCTGCGCACAAAGCAGGCGGCGGAATACTGCGGCTCCACTGAGTCGACGTTCAACAAGCTCAGGGTATCTGGTAACGGGCCGATCTATATCTCGCTCGGCCGCGTGGTCGTTTACGATCCTGATGACCTTGATGCGTGGCTGGCGGCTCGCCGCCGTCGCTCGACCTCCGATGTGATGGAGGCCGCGTGATCGACTATGGCCCTCGAAACGCGAAACCCCACCGCTGGTGACGGTGGGGCTCGGAATGTCGTTGTGCTTGGCGGCTCAACTGACTTCCAAAATAACCTCAACGCGCAAGCCCTGCAAGTAGCGACCCTCTGCCGGCACTACTTTATCACCCCGCATCTTGCGTCCGTGGTCGCCGAACTCGCCTTCCCCAATCCGAGGAGGGCGACGACATGATACAGGCCGCCGCCTACGGCAGACTTGGTGACGAGCCCAGGTCGTTCGACACAAAAACCGGGACGAAGATGGTCGCGGCCGCTCTCGCGGTGAACGTGGACGACCCGGAAAACAGCGCACCGATCTGGTTCAGGATCATCACCTTCGGCCGCGTCGCCGAAGAATTGTTGCGGCATGGCAAGGGCGATCTGGTCAGCGTCTGCGGTCGCGTCCGGCGCAATAGCTGGAAGGATCGCGACGGCAATGCCCGCGAGCGGCTGGAAGTCATCGCCGACGCCGTGATTTCGGCCCGCACAGTGCGCCCATCCGGCGGACGCCGCAAGCAGCAGGAGACGGCCTCGTGACCGCCTCCCGTTCCTCAAAATCCTCCCCCGTCATCACCGCCGCCAGCGCCGACGAGCGCGCGGCCTATCGCGAGAATACTGTCATGCAGAACACTTCCAAAAAGCCGTCGATGCAGGTCTACGTCGATGCGCAGCCGCTTCCGGTCACATTCATTGGTCGGGCGGCTTGGGCGCTCGACAACCTCATCCGGGCCGGTGAACGCGGTTGTACGCCGATCACGACGCCGGGACCGCGCTGGTCGCATTATGTGTGGAAGCTGCGCGGCGCCGGTGTCCATGTCGAGACGATCGATGAGGATCACGGCGGGCCATTCGCCGGTTCCCATGCCCGCTACGTGCTGCGGTCCAGCATTCGCGTCGTGAAAGAATACGGGGCGGCCGCCTGATGGACGCCTTGTCTCTTCCCCGTCGTCCTCGCGGTCGCCTGAGTGCGACCGCAGAGGCCCAATACCAGGAGCGTCGCCGTGCATTCTGTGCGGCGATCCTCGAAATCCGGGCAAGGCTGGATTTTGCTATCAGCGCCCGTGGCTGGTGCTACCTTCTTGAGGAATACGGCCTCAACAAGGGCGACTTCGACGCCGCCGAGACGCTGATCAACGACTGCCGTAAGACCGGCGAGCTACCGCTCGACATCGCGGCGGAAGACGGCGCCCGGCGCTTTTCCAACGTTGAGGTGCCGGATACGGAGACGCCGCAGGAAAGCGCATTGGACGTGCTCTCCTACGTCCAGCAGGCCCATGCCTATTACCGGCCCGTATCGTTCTGGACGTACCAGTCCCGTTACGTCGAGATGCTGGTGGAGAAGATCGACCTGAAGAGCCTCTTCGAGCCGATCTGCGCCGAGTACCGCGTTCCCATCGCCAATGCGCGGGGTTCTGCCGACATCAACTCGCGGGCGGCCATGATGCGCCGCTTC
The window above is part of the Rhizobiaceae bacterium genome. Proteins encoded here:
- a CDS encoding NUDIX hydrolase; protein product: MLVTSRGRGHWLLPKGWPGRNERLHDAASREAYEEAGLKGIVAVQEFGRYFYHKRMAASAIACEVSVFPLRVVRVADKWKESGQRSRKWMGPSEAMEAVQQPDLRALIAAFFETAARNAA
- the gpt gene encoding xanthine phosphoribosyltransferase gives rise to the protein MSLPEKAFPVSWDQFHRDARALAWRLAGSQSAKNEWKAIVCITRGGLVPAAIISRELGIRMIETVCVASYHEYTEQGQLAVLKEVSAPLLENDGEGVLIVDDLTDTGKTAAIVRAMMPKAHFATVYAKPKGRPLVDTFVTEVSQDTWIYFPWDMGFTYQKPIADDHRG
- a CDS encoding universal stress protein, which gives rise to MTYNTFLAIIQNDEDAGRVLDFAVPLAAGVGGHLIGLHTEAIPIAYSSPVGFPEAEFMQATSEVNTARAAKLEAFFKERVQAAGISHDWRSLESFSGDSGVSGLSSARSVDLVVVAQPSPEADAPTADVETMIFDSGRPVIIAPYTGATTAVFRRVLIAWNASREASRAVFDALPFILAAEHSEVLAVDPEDNPARPADKAGEGIAATLRRHGANVTVNRMVSGGRGIDDIIEDRIAETAADLVVLGAYSHSRLREFLFGGVTRSVLKSMSVTTFMSR
- a CDS encoding competence/damage-inducible protein A; the encoded protein is MPDIVTAAMIVIGDEILSGRTLDRNIGHLAGLMTAVGIDLKEVRIVPDEEDEIVAAVNALRSRYTYVFTTGGIGPTHDDITADSVAKAFGVPCDYDAKAMKLLGDSYAGRGLEFTEARKRMARMPVGAEHIDNPVSVAPGFRIGNVHVMAGVPAVFQAMMDNVLPTLRTGTKLLSATIPCPLGEGVIGGPLAEIQKRHPDTIIGSYPKFGDGKFWTELVVRARSAEALEAARAEVEAMVATLSAQK
- the wrbA gene encoding NAD(P)H:quinone oxidoreductase, which gives rise to MAKVLVLYYSSWGHMEQMANAAAEGAREAGATVTVKRVPELVPEEVAKAAHYKLDQKAEIATPLELENYDAIIFGASTRYGMMAAQLKNFIDQTGPLWAKGALLNKVGSVMASTATQHGGAEVALISSQIWMQHHGMIIVPLSYAYQGQSGNDVVRGGAPYGMTTTSDTDGSRQPSAQELEGAKFQGRRVAEIAAKLHG
- a CDS encoding DUF982 domain-containing protein, producing the protein MQSSWFTKPVSIATGISGDIRYIMSAQEAVSALTGNWPEKRSLRYRAAWRACKTAVTGETPAEDARAAFVDAAEQARILAE
- a CDS encoding site-specific integrase, yielding MPKLKLTKRVVDAAEPKAARYTLFDSEIRGFGLRVFPSGQKSWVFEYKGVEGGRRATTKRVTIGRVGEFTPDEARKQADMLRAKAKVGLDPQAARTEQRTAATVKAVAEQFLASHVQPKRKSGTYLNYEDILNRIVIPALGSKKAKDVTRSQLAKLHLDWREKPFQANRVLAVVGSMYAFAGKHGLVPEGTNPAKGIERYPEDRRERLLSAAELERLGAAIREAETVGIPWEVRPDKKSKHVPKKKQETVISEHAAAALRLLVFTGARLREILGLRWEWVDLERGLLLLPESKTGRKTIVLNAPSMAVLQNLTRLGSYVIAGEKAGTKDEKPRSDLKRPWSMIRKHAGLDDLRIHDLRHNFASFGAGGGMGLPVIGKLLGHTQPTTTARYAHLDADPLRKASNAIGNTIAAAMGEQVPSAEVIKLKRGQAS
- a CDS encoding helix-turn-helix domain-containing protein, encoding MNAIEKPTGRPKLRTKQAAEYCGSTESTFNKLRVSGNGPIYISLGRVVVYDPDDLDAWLAARRRRSTSDVMEAA
- a CDS encoding single-stranded DNA-binding protein produces the protein MIQAAAYGRLGDEPRSFDTKTGTKMVAAALAVNVDDPENSAPIWFRIITFGRVAEELLRHGKGDLVSVCGRVRRNSWKDRDGNARERLEVIADAVISARTVRPSGGRRKQQETAS